A window from Labrus mixtus chromosome 14, fLabMix1.1, whole genome shotgun sequence encodes these proteins:
- the rfxap gene encoding regulatory factor X-associated protein, whose translation MSEDDNSASSKDRDATLLLTKDGQRYYVNKSGVVDSRNVNTPLEPDNNNNASSYDMDDPDEESDVLDTSDARDGAASPEELNDEDTSEGDNAPKQCTYEGCTETTTQVAKQRKPWMCKKHRNKMYKDKYKKKKSDQAMSSGKLDENSEERPVSVNKQRLGSMGDRPARPSLIEQVLNQKRLSLLRSPEVISFLQQQQQLLASQGRSQSTQQQFQGC comes from the exons ATGAGCGAAGATGACAATTCAGCATCGTCGAAAGACAGAGATGCGACCCTGCTGCTGACTAAAGATGGACAGAGGTATTACGTGAATAAGAGCGGAGTGGTGGACAGCCGAAATGTGAACACACCACTGGAAccggacaacaacaacaacgcctCCTCCTACGACATGGACGATCCGGACGAGGAGAGCGACGTCCTGGACACCTCGGACGCCAGAGACGGCGCGGCGAGCCCGGAGGAGCTGAACGACGAGGATACGTCGGAAGGCGACAACGCCCCCAAACAGTGCACCTATGAGGGATGCACGGAGACCACGACGCAGGTGGCCAAGCAGAGGAAGCCGTGGATGTGCAAGAAACACCgcaacaaaatgtacaaagacaagtacaagaagaagaagagtgaccAGGCCATGTCCAGTGGCAAACTTGAT GAAAACTCAGAGGAACGGCCTGTGTCAGTGAACAAACAGCGTCTTGGTTCCATGGGAGACAGACCAGCCAGACCCTCCTTGATAGAGCAGGTTCTCAACCAGAAAAGACTG TCTCTGCTCAGGAGTCCGGAGGTGATCagcttcctgcagcagcagcagcagctcctggcCTCACAGGGCCGCAGTCaatcaacacagcagcagttcCAGGGCTGCTGA